The Fimbriimonas ginsengisoli Gsoil 348 genome window below encodes:
- a CDS encoding (Fe-S)-binding protein, with protein sequence MHDLSELTTHCIRCGFCLESCPTFVVTGNEVESPRGRIYLVRSALEGKLRWQEDVREHLDLCLGCRNCETACPSGVEYGAILELARDLIEQEKPELSKKALLASTSSPTILKTQLALGHLLPGRRIPGPIGRWFSGGEAPEADRPAPQATADFPPLDEGALPPVRGEVYLLEGCAMRVLFPRVHQATRRLLRRIGFVVREVEQGCCGSFHAHNGYLDKAREYAAELMKSMPDDLPVVVDSAGCGSTMKEYGFVREGDPAAGAFAARVKDASEFLFANGLLEALAKAPGVHERVTYHDACHLSHSQQITAAPRQLVQAIPGIEYIELPEAEMCCGSAGIYNVTQPQMARTLVERKYDNIASTGARIVAMGNPGCHAWIAQAAREHGESIGVLHTAELLEAAFVGLNAFGI encoded by the coding sequence ATGCACGACCTTTCCGAGCTCACCACTCACTGCATCCGGTGCGGCTTCTGCCTGGAGTCGTGTCCAACTTTTGTTGTGACCGGCAACGAGGTGGAGTCGCCGCGCGGCCGCATTTACTTGGTGCGAAGCGCCCTCGAAGGAAAACTGCGATGGCAGGAGGATGTGCGGGAGCACCTCGACCTCTGCCTTGGATGCCGCAATTGCGAGACGGCTTGCCCGAGCGGCGTCGAGTACGGGGCGATTTTGGAGCTGGCCCGAGACTTGATCGAGCAGGAGAAGCCGGAGCTGAGTAAGAAAGCGCTGCTGGCCAGCACGTCCAGTCCAACGATTTTGAAGACCCAGCTTGCGCTGGGCCACCTGCTGCCGGGACGCCGGATTCCGGGGCCGATTGGCCGTTGGTTCAGCGGAGGGGAAGCGCCCGAAGCGGATCGTCCAGCACCTCAGGCCACGGCGGACTTTCCGCCGCTGGACGAGGGAGCGCTGCCGCCCGTACGGGGGGAGGTGTATTTGCTGGAAGGGTGCGCCATGCGAGTGCTGTTTCCACGCGTTCACCAGGCGACCCGGCGGTTGCTTCGCCGGATCGGCTTCGTCGTTCGGGAGGTTGAGCAAGGGTGCTGCGGGTCGTTTCACGCCCACAACGGCTATCTCGATAAGGCTCGCGAGTATGCCGCCGAGCTTATGAAGTCGATGCCCGACGACCTGCCAGTGGTGGTCGACTCGGCCGGTTGCGGGTCCACCATGAAGGAGTACGGCTTCGTGCGAGAGGGAGACCCAGCGGCAGGGGCGTTCGCGGCACGCGTGAAGGACGCCAGCGAATTCTTGTTCGCGAACGGCTTACTGGAGGCACTGGCGAAAGCCCCCGGCGTGCATGAGCGGGTGACCTACCACGACGCTTGCCACCTCTCGCACTCCCAGCAGATCACGGCGGCCCCGCGCCAGCTCGTGCAGGCGATCCCTGGCATCGAGTACATCGAGTTGCCCGAGGCGGAGATGTGCTGCGGAAGCGCGGGGATCTACAACGTAACCCAGCCCCAAATGGCCCGAACCCTGGTGGAGCGGAAGTACGACAACATCGCATCGACCGGCGCGAGGATCGTCGCGATGGGGAACCCCGGCTGCCACGCCTGGATCGCCCAAGCGGCCCGCGAGCACGGGGAGTCCATCGGCGTGCTCCATACGGCGGAGCTCTTGGAGGCCGCTTTCGTCGGACTCAACGCATTTGGGATCTGA
- a CDS encoding beta-L-arabinofuranosidase domain-containing protein encodes MLPFLIAIMASSSDLSVRVVDRPDLGPNRYYIGNRPPLTPSAFRKLPIGAIKPKGWVKKQLQLQADGFIGHLTEISGFLDKKDNAWLTPNGEGKNGWEEVPYWLKGFGDLGYVLDDPRIQKEAKIWIDGVIAGQREDGYFGPRANLKSNDGKPDVWPNMVMLNALQSYHERTGDPRVINLMRRYFRWQLNQPDNAFLLSYWEKHRGGDNMASVFWLYNRTGDEWLLDLAHKLHRRNADWTAGMPDGHGVNFAQAFREPATYAALTHNPVHLTATERDYEIMRDSYGQVPGGMYGADENVRPGKVDPRQAAETCAMVEMMLSDELLLAQTGDPVWAERCEDVTFNSLPASMTADLKALHYLTSPNMPLIDQRSKAPGLQNSGPMQLFDPNDHRCCQHNVSHGWPYYAEHLWLATAGNGLGVALYAPSKVTAKVGDGTPVTIEEETTYPFEQTVRFTVRSPKAVRFPLTLRLPTWCDAPSLRLNGNAVRLPHLGAYAILEREWHDGDRLELRLPMHISVRKWSDNKDSISVDRGPLTYSLKIGEKYQRQGGTDAWPAFEVLPTTPWNYGLVEGADMKVVERPFPHDDQPFRADAAPIEIHVPARRIPQWNLDQRGLVDPLQPSPARTDQSVETVTLIPMGAARLRISSFPTVSPQGHPWETPVVPKPAYPAASSHTYEGDSTDALSDGVLPQSSGDLSIPRFTWWDHKGSTEWVEYHFPYARSLSQSEVYWFDDRPDGGCRIPASWRLLAWIDGAWQEVNHSGFYGVERDRFNSVSFNTVKTTKIRLEAKLQPDASSGILEWRVK; translated from the coding sequence ATGCTCCCCTTTCTGATCGCCATCATGGCCTCTTCCTCCGACCTTTCCGTCCGCGTCGTCGACCGCCCCGACCTCGGACCCAATCGCTACTACATCGGCAATCGCCCGCCCCTAACTCCCAGCGCGTTCCGAAAGCTCCCGATCGGCGCGATCAAGCCGAAAGGCTGGGTCAAAAAGCAGCTTCAACTCCAAGCCGACGGCTTCATCGGCCATCTCACCGAAATCAGCGGCTTCTTGGATAAGAAAGACAACGCGTGGCTAACCCCGAATGGCGAAGGGAAAAACGGATGGGAAGAGGTGCCGTACTGGCTCAAGGGTTTCGGAGACCTGGGCTACGTTCTCGACGATCCTCGAATCCAGAAAGAAGCGAAGATCTGGATCGACGGCGTGATCGCCGGCCAGCGTGAGGATGGCTACTTCGGCCCTCGAGCAAACCTGAAGAGCAACGACGGCAAGCCGGATGTATGGCCGAACATGGTCATGTTGAACGCGCTCCAGAGCTACCACGAGCGGACCGGCGACCCTCGCGTCATCAACCTGATGCGCCGTTATTTCCGCTGGCAGCTCAATCAGCCGGACAACGCTTTCCTCCTTAGCTACTGGGAGAAGCACCGGGGTGGCGACAACATGGCGAGCGTCTTCTGGCTTTACAACCGGACTGGCGACGAGTGGCTCCTGGATCTAGCCCACAAACTCCATCGGCGTAACGCCGACTGGACCGCCGGAATGCCCGACGGCCATGGCGTCAACTTCGCCCAGGCGTTCCGTGAGCCGGCGACCTACGCGGCGTTAACGCACAATCCCGTCCACCTCACCGCCACCGAGCGAGACTACGAGATCATGCGCGATTCCTACGGGCAGGTTCCGGGCGGGATGTACGGGGCCGATGAGAACGTTCGCCCGGGCAAGGTAGATCCCCGGCAAGCCGCCGAGACCTGCGCGATGGTGGAGATGATGCTCTCCGACGAGCTGCTCCTGGCCCAAACCGGAGATCCCGTATGGGCGGAACGGTGCGAAGATGTGACGTTCAATTCGTTGCCCGCCTCGATGACGGCGGACCTGAAGGCGCTGCACTACCTGACCTCGCCGAACATGCCGCTCATCGACCAGCGCAGCAAGGCGCCCGGCCTTCAAAACAGCGGGCCGATGCAGCTATTCGATCCTAACGACCATCGATGCTGCCAGCACAACGTCTCGCACGGTTGGCCGTATTACGCCGAGCACCTCTGGCTCGCCACTGCCGGAAATGGCCTAGGGGTAGCGCTGTACGCACCTTCGAAGGTAACGGCAAAGGTCGGCGACGGCACCCCCGTCACGATCGAGGAAGAGACGACCTATCCGTTCGAGCAGACGGTGCGGTTCACCGTGCGATCGCCGAAGGCGGTCCGCTTTCCCCTTACTCTTCGCCTGCCAACCTGGTGCGATGCCCCATCCTTGAGGCTCAACGGAAACGCGGTGCGCCTGCCCCACCTCGGCGCGTACGCGATTCTGGAGCGAGAATGGCACGACGGCGACCGGCTGGAGCTGCGTCTGCCGATGCACATCAGCGTTCGCAAATGGAGCGACAACAAAGATTCGATTTCGGTCGATCGCGGCCCGCTCACTTACTCGCTAAAGATCGGAGAAAAATACCAGCGGCAGGGCGGCACTGATGCGTGGCCCGCGTTCGAAGTGCTCCCCACCACGCCGTGGAATTACGGGCTGGTCGAAGGAGCCGACATGAAAGTCGTGGAACGACCTTTCCCCCACGACGACCAACCTTTCCGCGCCGATGCGGCGCCGATCGAAATTCATGTGCCGGCCCGCCGAATCCCGCAGTGGAACCTGGATCAGCGCGGATTGGTCGACCCGCTCCAGCCGAGTCCGGCGCGAACCGACCAATCGGTCGAGACGGTCACTCTGATCCCGATGGGAGCGGCGCGCCTCCGGATCTCCTCCTTCCCCACGGTTTCCCCGCAGGGCCACCCCTGGGAGACTCCCGTCGTGCCCAAGCCGGCGTATCCCGCCGCCAGCTCGCACACCTACGAAGGCGACTCCACCGACGCCCTCAGCGACGGCGTTCTACCGCAAAGCTCGGGGGATTTGTCGATTCCCCGGTTCACCTGGTGGGACCACAAGGGCAGCACCGAATGGGTGGAATACCATTTCCCCTACGCCCGTTCGCTGTCGCAATCCGAGGTCTACTGGTTCGACGACCGTCCCGACGGCGGTTGCCGCATCCCCGCCAGTTGGCGGCTGCTCGCCTGGATCGACGGCGCCTGGCAAGAGGTGAATCATTCCGGTTTCTATGGAGTCGAACGCGATCGTTTCAACTCGGTTAGTTTCAACACGGTCAAAACGACCAAGATCCGCCTTGAGGCAAAACTCCAACCCGACGCCTCGTCCGGAATCCTGGAGTGGCGGGTGAAGTAG
- a CDS encoding S9 family peptidase, whose translation MQPFLLAAAIALVPHPAKGELTVARVFGSEFSTQGSSLHGTWLPDGHHLVTEKASEIVRVDAVTGKSEVLVPASKLTPSGTKKPLPIEEFALSSDGKRLLIFTNSRKVWRQNTRGDYWVVDIPSGKLTKLGGDAAESTLMFAKLSPDGRRAGFVCKNNLYVEDLDTEKITPLTTDGNDTTINGTVDWVYEEELGIRDGWRWSPDGKSIAYWQLDTRREPTYTLLNYTDSRYPTPLRFPYPKTGETNADARIGVVSMEGGETTWTDVKADSDSGYLSRMDWAGNSGELLIQKQNRLQNQTDFRLANAKTGVSRSIFVDSDPAFVELLANDTDPNGVRWTEGSREFLVLSERDGWRHLYAVARDGASRLLTPGSFDVEGVAGVDEKNGIVYFNASPTAPTARFLYRANLSGQPDPQRVTPAGVGGTNGYDVSPTGDLAIHSHSQFGVPPDHELVQLPSHRQVRGTGDNEALKAKLRSVNLGPTKMVVLKTADGQPMDATLILPPNFDPRHRYPLFFNIYGEPWGATATDSWGAESYLFHQMLAQRGYIVASVDNRGTPSPKGRAWRKVIYKKIGVIASDDQAAAARQLSRLSYVDGSRIGVWGWSGGGSMTLNLMFRHPELYRLGMAVAPVPDVHLYDTIYQERYMGLPSDNASAYDQSSPITFAKNLRGSLLIVHGSGDDNVHYQGTERLVNKLVELDKPFQLMVYPNRTHAISEGPGTTRHLYELLERFLVTNMPPR comes from the coding sequence GTGCAACCTTTCCTCCTAGCGGCCGCTATCGCCTTGGTTCCCCACCCTGCGAAAGGCGAGCTGACGGTGGCCCGGGTTTTTGGTTCCGAATTCTCGACCCAGGGAAGCTCCCTTCATGGGACATGGCTGCCGGACGGCCATCACCTCGTGACGGAAAAGGCATCCGAGATCGTGCGGGTCGATGCCGTTACGGGCAAGAGCGAAGTGCTGGTCCCAGCGTCGAAGCTCACTCCGAGCGGTACCAAGAAGCCGCTCCCGATTGAGGAGTTTGCGCTCTCCTCTGACGGTAAACGCCTTCTGATCTTTACGAACTCGCGGAAAGTGTGGCGCCAGAACACGCGGGGCGACTACTGGGTGGTCGACATCCCGAGCGGCAAGCTGACCAAGTTGGGCGGGGATGCCGCCGAATCGACGCTGATGTTCGCTAAGCTGTCGCCGGACGGGCGACGGGCGGGGTTTGTCTGCAAGAACAATCTTTATGTCGAGGATCTCGACACCGAAAAAATCACTCCCCTTACCACCGACGGCAACGACACGACGATCAATGGCACGGTCGACTGGGTGTACGAAGAGGAGCTTGGGATTCGCGACGGCTGGCGCTGGAGCCCCGATGGGAAAAGCATTGCTTATTGGCAGCTCGATACCCGTCGCGAGCCGACTTACACCCTCCTAAACTACACGGACTCGCGCTATCCAACTCCACTCCGATTTCCGTATCCCAAAACCGGAGAGACGAACGCGGACGCTCGGATCGGCGTGGTTTCCATGGAAGGGGGCGAGACGACTTGGACCGACGTCAAGGCGGATTCGGACTCCGGATATCTCTCCCGCATGGATTGGGCGGGGAACTCGGGTGAGCTCCTGATTCAGAAGCAAAACCGGCTGCAGAACCAAACCGATTTCCGGCTCGCCAATGCAAAGACGGGAGTGAGCCGATCGATCTTTGTGGACTCCGATCCGGCGTTCGTCGAACTGCTGGCGAACGATACCGACCCGAACGGAGTGCGTTGGACCGAAGGGTCCCGCGAGTTCCTGGTTCTCAGCGAGCGGGACGGTTGGCGCCACCTGTATGCCGTCGCGCGGGACGGCGCATCGCGCCTGCTGACGCCGGGAAGCTTCGACGTGGAAGGTGTCGCGGGGGTGGACGAGAAGAACGGCATCGTTTACTTCAACGCCTCGCCCACGGCTCCGACAGCTCGATTCCTGTATCGCGCGAACCTCTCGGGTCAACCGGATCCTCAGCGCGTGACTCCGGCCGGCGTCGGCGGGACCAACGGGTACGACGTTTCGCCGACTGGCGACCTGGCGATCCACTCGCATTCCCAGTTTGGCGTCCCTCCGGACCACGAGTTGGTTCAGCTACCTTCCCACCGGCAGGTGCGGGGGACGGGCGACAACGAAGCTTTGAAGGCGAAGCTGCGATCGGTAAATCTTGGCCCAACCAAGATGGTGGTGCTAAAGACCGCGGACGGGCAACCGATGGACGCGACGCTGATTTTGCCGCCCAATTTCGATCCGCGCCACCGATATCCGCTCTTCTTTAACATCTACGGCGAGCCGTGGGGCGCGACGGCAACCGACTCTTGGGGCGCGGAAAGCTACCTGTTTCACCAGATGCTGGCCCAGCGCGGATACATCGTGGCGAGCGTCGACAATCGAGGGACGCCATCGCCGAAGGGGCGGGCGTGGCGCAAGGTGATTTACAAAAAGATAGGAGTCATCGCTTCGGATGACCAAGCCGCGGCGGCCCGGCAGCTCTCTCGCCTCTCGTACGTCGACGGGTCCCGAATCGGAGTTTGGGGATGGAGCGGAGGCGGATCGATGACGCTGAATTTGATGTTCCGCCATCCGGAGCTCTACCGGCTCGGCATGGCGGTGGCGCCGGTTCCGGATGTTCACTTGTACGACACGATTTACCAGGAGCGGTATATGGGGCTTCCCTCGGATAATGCGTCGGCGTACGACCAAAGCTCGCCCATTACGTTCGCCAAAAACCTTCGCGGATCGCTGCTAATCGTCCATGGCTCGGGTGACGATAATGTGCACTACCAGGGGACGGAGCGGTTGGTGAACAAGCTCGTAGAATTGGATAAGCCGTTCCAGCTCATGGTCTATCCGAACCGGACCCACGCGATCTCGGAAGGTCCGGGGACGACGCGGCACCTTTACGAATTGTTGGAGAGGTTTCTCGTTACGAACATGCCGCCACGGTAG
- a CDS encoding response regulator, which translates to MSRVLVIDDEESVLRAVKRRLERGGYAVETAGSAADGVGMIHDAEPAFDVIVTDMSMDTADSGLQVLHAATARDMFSEVIVMTAYGNVANAVECMRRGAFDYIEKNSPDVDVYEVIAEKVDSALMRRRRDIRTVDLWEALKGQANP; encoded by the coding sequence ATGAGTCGCGTCCTTGTGATCGACGACGAAGAGTCGGTGTTGCGGGCGGTGAAGCGCCGGTTGGAACGTGGAGGGTACGCGGTCGAAACTGCGGGCAGCGCCGCGGACGGAGTCGGCATGATCCACGACGCCGAGCCGGCGTTCGACGTGATCGTCACCGACATGAGCATGGACACCGCCGACTCCGGCCTCCAAGTTCTACACGCCGCTACCGCTCGAGACATGTTTTCGGAGGTGATCGTAATGACCGCCTACGGCAACGTCGCCAACGCCGTCGAATGCATGCGACGCGGCGCGTTCGATTACATCGAGAAGAACTCGCCGGACGTTGACGTCTACGAGGTGATCGCCGAAAAAGTCGACTCCGCCCTCATGCGCCGTCGCCGCGACATCCGAACCGTCGATCTCTGGGAAGCGTTGAAAGGCCAAGCCAACCCTTAG
- a CDS encoding putative toxin-antitoxin system toxin component, PIN family, whose amino-acid sequence MAFEGIAECAVEERSVPLVVFDCNLFVQAVGKGGNHAFRCLQLAMDGKVALCMSAAILEEIREVLARPIVRNYFPMLDDARVEALIAWLREFALFLDPVPHVFDYPADPKDEPYIDLAIAAGAVYLVSWDKHIKNLADGERTEGKRFMSEHPEVVIMDPKAFLSAYFSS is encoded by the coding sequence GTGGCATTTGAAGGCATCGCTGAATGCGCCGTTGAGGAAAGATCAGTTCCTCTCGTCGTCTTCGATTGCAATTTGTTCGTACAAGCCGTCGGTAAAGGCGGTAATCATGCATTCCGCTGCCTTCAACTCGCGATGGACGGCAAGGTTGCCCTTTGTATGAGCGCGGCCATACTCGAGGAGATCAGGGAGGTTCTGGCCCGACCCATCGTTCGTAACTACTTTCCGATGCTGGACGACGCACGGGTGGAAGCATTAATTGCCTGGCTTCGTGAGTTCGCCCTGTTTCTTGATCCGGTGCCCCACGTATTTGACTATCCAGCCGATCCAAAAGACGAGCCGTATATCGATTTGGCCATCGCCGCAGGTGCGGTGTACCTAGTGAGCTGGGATAAACACATCAAGAACTTGGCCGATGGGGAACGAACCGAGGGAAAGCGGTTTATGTCGGAGCATCCCGAGGTCGTCATCATGGACCCTAAAGCTTTTCTTTCCGCTTACTTTTCAAGTTGA
- a CDS encoding MFS transporter, producing the protein MAFATAFGTLVSGLFLVGFIQSLGGSDVWIGFLSGIPSLIGLLQIPGAIWGRRFSSYKRFVLPGGLFWRLGYVPLVVLPFLPAPPALKLTLLLTCVLLASVGGTLVNPVYNEWIAEMVPDNSRGTFFARRNAIATAVGAVVGIFGALLLDAFRGHHEDKTGFTVVYGLGIVCAFVSMYFFTRMQDLPREAPVRQGLAEGLRTIGQPFGDRNYRRVLIFLGVAVLGQAFAGNLFNAYALESLKLDFKVVQGTAVSMAIGNVLSARFWGFLSDKYGNKPVLAIVATLLALNPIAWLATIPGQGTYNAVLLLSTHVLMGMTWCGINLCQFNIMLATAKPAERASYIGAGMTITALLGGISPLLGAFMMAGLRFGFPAVVAYKLVFLVSILLRFAAVLFLIPINEQGSTNLRTALGALRRVTPRGMKAMRSLAKSSDVEARAEAIHSVGATGATLAADEVIKALHDPQPKIRRQAAEAIARLNHPRATQELIHQVEEHPDLLEEETIEALGRVGDARAVPVLIQTLQSPRSLLRRAAARALGRVGEGDEVTIGALIRAAEDPDDVDLRRTALQSLRRLEVREAEPVIRNAIGDPHPSVRIAAAEAIAELDLSDAAPALRASMEKYRDEASSEAAYALGVVGDSGDIPLILDEAARSVSMITRRRCLLGVARLLGVEREAYRLMLLDGMARDAALLQILGPEMKRRPKIRSALTRFSSGDEVGAVEALVRSWKVVPPGLDQPPAVEELFLVLAVATTWSR; encoded by the coding sequence GTGGCGTTCGCCACCGCGTTTGGGACGCTTGTTAGTGGGCTGTTTCTCGTCGGATTCATTCAGAGCCTCGGCGGATCGGATGTTTGGATCGGGTTCCTTTCCGGCATTCCCAGCCTAATCGGGCTGCTCCAGATACCAGGGGCGATCTGGGGGCGGCGGTTTTCTTCCTACAAGCGATTCGTCCTTCCGGGGGGCCTGTTCTGGCGGCTGGGCTACGTTCCGCTCGTCGTCCTTCCGTTCCTGCCCGCGCCACCGGCGCTTAAGCTGACCCTGCTTCTCACCTGCGTTTTGCTCGCATCGGTAGGAGGAACCCTGGTCAACCCGGTGTACAACGAGTGGATCGCCGAGATGGTGCCGGATAACTCACGCGGCACCTTCTTCGCCCGCCGGAACGCCATCGCCACCGCAGTGGGAGCGGTAGTGGGCATTTTCGGAGCCCTGCTGCTGGACGCGTTCCGCGGACATCACGAGGATAAGACCGGCTTCACCGTCGTTTACGGACTGGGCATCGTGTGCGCGTTCGTCAGCATGTACTTCTTCACGCGGATGCAGGATCTGCCGCGGGAGGCGCCGGTTCGGCAGGGTCTGGCCGAGGGATTGCGGACGATCGGGCAGCCATTCGGCGACCGGAATTACCGTCGCGTCTTGATCTTCCTTGGCGTCGCCGTGCTCGGACAGGCGTTCGCGGGCAACTTGTTTAACGCCTACGCCCTCGAATCCCTGAAGCTCGACTTCAAAGTCGTGCAAGGCACCGCCGTTTCAATGGCGATCGGCAATGTCCTTTCGGCCCGGTTTTGGGGATTTCTGTCGGACAAATACGGAAACAAGCCTGTCCTGGCAATCGTCGCCACCCTACTCGCGCTCAATCCGATTGCGTGGCTGGCCACGATCCCGGGCCAGGGCACCTATAACGCGGTGCTTCTGCTGAGCACGCACGTGCTCATGGGGATGACCTGGTGCGGGATCAACCTCTGCCAATTCAACATCATGCTCGCCACCGCCAAGCCGGCGGAGCGGGCAAGCTACATCGGCGCGGGGATGACCATTACGGCGCTACTCGGAGGGATATCGCCACTTCTGGGCGCGTTCATGATGGCGGGGCTGCGGTTCGGGTTTCCCGCCGTTGTGGCCTACAAGCTCGTCTTTTTGGTCTCGATTCTCCTAAGGTTTGCGGCCGTGTTGTTCCTCATCCCGATCAACGAGCAGGGGTCTACGAACCTTCGGACCGCCCTCGGGGCGTTGCGACGAGTCACTCCGCGAGGAATGAAGGCGATGCGAAGCCTCGCCAAGAGCTCGGACGTGGAGGCAAGGGCGGAGGCGATCCATAGCGTCGGCGCCACCGGCGCGACTCTGGCGGCCGACGAGGTGATCAAGGCGCTCCACGATCCTCAGCCCAAGATCCGCCGCCAGGCAGCGGAGGCGATCGCGAGACTGAACCACCCACGGGCAACCCAGGAGCTGATCCACCAGGTGGAGGAGCACCCGGACCTCCTCGAGGAGGAGACGATCGAGGCACTCGGCCGGGTGGGGGACGCCCGAGCCGTACCGGTGCTGATTCAAACGTTACAGAGCCCCCGTTCCCTCCTCCGCCGAGCCGCGGCAAGGGCTTTGGGGCGGGTAGGCGAGGGGGATGAGGTGACGATCGGCGCTTTGATTCGGGCGGCGGAAGACCCCGACGACGTGGATCTTCGGCGGACGGCGCTCCAGTCGTTGCGACGCTTGGAGGTTCGGGAGGCGGAGCCGGTCATTCGTAACGCGATTGGCGACCCTCACCCCAGCGTTCGAATCGCGGCCGCCGAGGCGATCGCCGAGCTGGACCTCAGTGACGCCGCGCCGGCGCTACGGGCCTCGATGGAGAAGTATCGGGACGAGGCGTCGAGCGAAGCCGCGTATGCGCTTGGCGTGGTCGGAGATAGCGGCGACATCCCGCTGATTTTGGACGAGGCGGCCAGGAGCGTTTCGATGATCACACGCCGGCGGTGCCTACTCGGCGTGGCTCGCTTGCTGGGGGTCGAGCGCGAGGCGTACCGGCTGATGCTGCTCGACGGGATGGCGCGCGATGCGGCGTTGCTCCAAATCCTTGGGCCGGAGATGAAGCGGCGGCCTAAAATACGGAGCGCGCTGACGCGATTTTCCTCGGGGGACGAGGTCGGCGCGGTCGAGGCGCTCGTCCGGTCGTGGAAGGTCGTTCCGCCGGGTCTGGATCAGCCACCGGCGGTGGAGGAGCTCTTCCTCGTGCTGGCGGTGGCGACCACGTGGAGCCGGTAA
- a CDS encoding type II secretion system F family protein, with protein MRFFQYKATDAAGRAAEGTIRAASAEAAKAALTQAGYRVGSVGEAAVATAARPAQRPLTQPISAPVTPAPVKVTVQSALPPAAIKTKFGKDRDLFFLFAQLAQYFKSGVSPQLGLHELANRSKPRYQESLRAAEGAVAEGKRVSDVFERYPYLYPPDVIGALRAGEMSGYVAEACEKIADQMESSHRLKRRLGYFMIILVALVVVFPIVYAIATGAVKSMGEQDKANGALPIGSTLIRAIGSDMVHILPIALPCVAGFIALLFFWHSMKMREFRHKVVLNFPVLGGRVKAEAMARVTWAMGMVSRGGLSGQNTFQLAAESVPNLILRKRLVDAAKSMHEAERLSVALKRSQALPLEYSHIVETGETTGDVARALSDISRATDADFRARDATAVTMTSFILYVGLGIVTLFMVAFLYKVFYGGMITTLTNGD; from the coding sequence ATGCGCTTTTTCCAATATAAGGCGACGGATGCCGCCGGCCGGGCCGCGGAAGGGACGATCCGGGCCGCTTCCGCGGAGGCGGCGAAGGCGGCGCTGACGCAGGCCGGCTACCGAGTCGGCTCCGTGGGAGAAGCGGCGGTGGCAACGGCGGCAAGGCCGGCCCAGCGCCCCCTCACCCAGCCGATTTCAGCTCCCGTCACCCCGGCGCCGGTCAAGGTAACGGTTCAGTCTGCGCTACCGCCGGCCGCGATCAAAACGAAGTTCGGCAAGGACCGCGACCTCTTCTTCCTCTTTGCCCAGTTGGCTCAGTACTTCAAGAGCGGCGTTTCGCCCCAGCTTGGTCTGCACGAGCTCGCGAACCGATCGAAGCCGCGATATCAAGAATCGCTTCGCGCCGCGGAAGGCGCGGTGGCCGAGGGGAAGCGGGTTAGCGACGTTTTCGAGCGATACCCTTACCTCTATCCCCCGGATGTCATCGGCGCCCTTCGCGCCGGCGAGATGTCCGGCTACGTTGCCGAGGCGTGCGAGAAGATCGCGGATCAGATGGAGTCGTCACACCGCTTGAAACGGCGGCTGGGCTATTTCATGATCATCCTCGTCGCGCTCGTGGTCGTCTTCCCTATCGTCTATGCGATCGCGACCGGCGCGGTGAAGTCCATGGGCGAGCAAGATAAGGCGAACGGCGCCCTACCGATTGGTAGCACGCTCATCAGAGCCATTGGGAGCGACATGGTGCACATCCTGCCGATCGCACTCCCGTGCGTCGCCGGGTTCATCGCTCTTCTGTTTTTCTGGCACTCTATGAAGATGCGGGAGTTTCGGCACAAAGTGGTGCTGAACTTCCCGGTGCTCGGCGGCAGGGTCAAAGCCGAAGCGATGGCGCGTGTAACATGGGCGATGGGGATGGTAAGCCGGGGCGGACTTTCGGGTCAGAACACGTTCCAACTTGCCGCGGAAAGCGTCCCGAACTTGATCCTGCGGAAACGCCTGGTCGATGCCGCGAAGAGCATGCACGAGGCGGAGCGCCTCTCCGTCGCCCTAAAACGGTCGCAAGCGCTCCCACTTGAATACTCGCATATCGTGGAGACCGGCGAAACGACCGGCGACGTCGCCCGAGCGCTCTCCGATATCTCCCGCGCCACCGACGCCGACTTCCGCGCCCGCGATGCCACCGCCGTCACCATGACAAGCTTCATTCTCTACGTCGGCCTTGGCATCGTCACCCTATTCATGGTCGCCTTCCTCTACAAGGTCTTTTACGGCGGCATGATCACGACGCTGACGAACGGCGACTAG